From Candidatus Methylacidiphilales bacterium, one genomic window encodes:
- a CDS encoding D-alanyl-D-alanine carboxypeptidase, protein MEYPRCLLALSGLACWTLVQGTALAAQPVSHSLNDVIQAKAALLVDAQSGQILYQRNINAPYPPASTVKLMTALLVWERTGLNGAVHVQVEDTLVEPSHIPLRPGEVVAVKDLTYALLIGSDNDSAMALSRHVGGSPEKFAALMNARARSLGCTHTLFKNPHGLPIAGQYTSASDLLKIFEAVLAVPQLRQICTLRQLVLTTQVGTQRIRNHNRLLGAYAGMGPAKTGWTVASRHTYAASATRNGRELHLVILNSVDKWTDARALFDYGFSTPSPHPAEPKTRTILANADSHAGP, encoded by the coding sequence ATGGAATACCCGCGCTGCCTGCTTGCTTTAAGTGGACTGGCCTGCTGGACCTTGGTTCAAGGAACGGCTTTGGCGGCGCAGCCGGTATCCCATTCACTCAACGACGTGATCCAGGCCAAAGCAGCCTTGCTGGTGGATGCTCAAAGCGGCCAGATATTGTATCAGCGCAATATCAATGCGCCGTACCCCCCGGCCAGCACGGTCAAATTGATGACGGCGCTCCTGGTCTGGGAGCGTACGGGCCTGAACGGCGCGGTGCATGTGCAGGTGGAGGACACGCTCGTTGAGCCCAGCCATATTCCCTTGCGTCCGGGCGAGGTGGTGGCTGTCAAGGATTTGACCTACGCCCTCCTGATTGGCTCTGACAACGACAGCGCCATGGCGTTGTCGCGTCATGTCGGAGGCTCTCCTGAAAAATTTGCGGCGCTGATGAACGCGCGGGCTCGCTCCCTGGGATGCACCCATACGCTTTTCAAAAATCCGCACGGACTCCCGATTGCGGGCCAATACACGAGCGCTTCCGACCTCCTGAAAATTTTCGAGGCGGTCCTGGCGGTTCCCCAACTGCGGCAGATTTGTACGTTGCGACAGTTGGTTCTTACGACCCAGGTCGGCACCCAGCGGATTCGGAATCACAACAGGCTCCTGGGCGCTTATGCCGGGATGGGGCCCGCCAAAACAGGCTGGACTGTGGCGTCGCGCCATACCTATGCGGCGTCGGCCACCCGGAATGGAAGGGAGCTGCATTTGGTGATTCTGAACAGCGTGGACAAGTGGACGGATGCGCGCGCGTTGTTTGACTACGGGTTTTCCACACCCTCGCCGCATCCGGCTGAGCCGAAGACCCGGACGATTCTGGCCAATGCCGACAGCCATGCCGGGCCGTAG
- a CDS encoding DUF6268 family outer membrane beta-barrel protein, which yields MAALLAVFVFGASHLMASDPVTNTTVTPDWLKVDVEPRKVDSGISHEFNATYSYVGDSKLKYASQNMGNISNSSRAAASYIASIPIVEDWHFRVGAEYERYDFGLPSSSWLPNRLESADVVLGVDANLSEKWLMRAEIHPGIYGDFQQITMDNVNIPAIIGFTYLVDSKLQWFFGLGIDPRFGVAIKDIWSSPVFPGIGVRWQFADDWTLMAVLPKPELEYKVNEQLEAFAGGEILGGNYRMGSHFGDHVGRSDLNNEDLSYREIRAGLGLRYKFNPAFTVEANGGIVLEREFRYSGRDLTLETEPAPYAAVQLKANF from the coding sequence ATGGCCGCACTGCTGGCGGTTTTTGTATTTGGGGCGTCGCACCTGATGGCGTCCGACCCGGTTACAAACACAACCGTAACGCCCGACTGGCTGAAGGTTGATGTTGAACCCCGGAAAGTGGATTCGGGTATCTCCCATGAATTCAACGCCACCTATTCTTATGTCGGCGACTCAAAATTGAAATATGCAAGCCAGAACATGGGCAACATAAGCAACAGCAGCCGGGCCGCAGCTTCCTACATCGCCAGCATTCCAATTGTGGAGGACTGGCATTTCCGCGTCGGGGCGGAATACGAGCGTTATGATTTTGGACTCCCCTCATCTTCCTGGCTGCCAAACCGGCTGGAGTCTGCGGATGTTGTACTTGGCGTTGACGCCAATCTTTCGGAAAAGTGGCTCATGCGGGCGGAAATTCATCCGGGAATCTATGGCGATTTCCAGCAAATCACGATGGATAATGTCAACATTCCGGCAATCATTGGTTTCACCTATTTGGTGGACAGCAAATTGCAATGGTTTTTCGGCTTGGGAATCGACCCCCGCTTTGGAGTGGCCATCAAGGATATTTGGAGCAGTCCGGTTTTTCCGGGAATCGGCGTGCGCTGGCAGTTTGCCGATGATTGGACCCTCATGGCGGTGCTGCCAAAACCCGAGCTTGAGTACAAAGTCAACGAACAGTTGGAAGCATTTGCCGGTGGTGAAATCCTGGGAGGCAACTACCGCATGGGCAGCCATTTTGGCGACCATGTGGGCCGCTCCGATTTGAACAACGAGGATTTGAGCTACCGCGAAATACGCGCCGGTTTGGGGCTACGTTATAAATTTAATCCTGCATTTACGGTGGAAGCGAATGGCGGCATTGTCCTTGAACGCGAATTCCGCTACAGCGGACGGGATTTGACACTGGAAACGGAACCCGCGCCCTATGCGGCCGTGCAGCTCAAGGCCAATTTCTAA
- a CDS encoding OmpA family protein has protein sequence MKLKTVSHLLVLALFGFTSRLQAADIPDSKDNPYVKRFNGAEIVAYKARNYDTLTFFEKDLTKPVVLEGQIIRIIYRVAPNKTSSLEVFRNYEGELKSKGFDILHSGSVQDLKCGNDFVQGEVQQGGFVADFWGGAFQNAYDISAIKHGPAGDIHLRVAVVEMTQSRGGVSPGEVGIIVDSLQVKGVTNKMVDGTASDMASQIAANGSVNLYGIYFDFNKSDIKPESKPTLDEVGKLLAGDASLKLKVVGHTDNVGTAKYNNELSLKRAQAVVNALVATYNIVTERLMPIGAGSTQPIASNDTDEGRAKNRRVELVKL, from the coding sequence ATGAAATTAAAAACTGTAAGTCACTTGTTAGTTCTTGCCCTGTTCGGGTTCACCAGCCGCCTTCAAGCCGCCGACATTCCCGACAGCAAGGACAACCCGTATGTCAAGCGCTTCAACGGAGCGGAGATCGTCGCCTACAAGGCGCGCAATTACGATACGCTCACATTCTTTGAAAAGGACCTGACCAAGCCCGTGGTATTGGAAGGGCAGATCATCCGCATTATCTATCGCGTGGCCCCAAACAAGACCTCCTCCCTTGAGGTTTTTCGCAATTATGAGGGGGAACTCAAGAGCAAGGGCTTTGACATACTCCACTCAGGCTCCGTACAGGATTTGAAGTGCGGCAACGACTTTGTCCAGGGCGAAGTCCAGCAGGGCGGCTTTGTCGCGGATTTTTGGGGCGGCGCCTTCCAGAACGCCTATGACATCAGTGCGATCAAGCATGGTCCGGCGGGCGACATCCATCTGCGCGTTGCCGTTGTGGAAATGACCCAGTCCCGCGGCGGCGTGTCGCCGGGCGAAGTGGGTATTATTGTGGATAGCCTGCAAGTCAAGGGGGTTACGAACAAGATGGTGGATGGCACGGCATCGGATATGGCCAGTCAGATCGCCGCCAACGGATCGGTGAATCTTTACGGCATTTATTTCGACTTCAACAAGTCCGACATCAAACCCGAAAGCAAACCGACGCTGGATGAAGTTGGCAAATTGCTGGCAGGCGATGCCTCCCTCAAGTTAAAGGTCGTGGGGCATACCGATAACGTGGGCACGGCCAAGTACAACAATGAATTGTCACTAAAACGCGCCCAAGCGGTTGTCAATGCCCTGGTGGCCACCTACAACATTGTGACGGAACGCCTGATGCCCATTGGCGCCGGGTCCACTCAACCGATTGCATCCAATGATACGGACGAAGGCCGCGCCAAAAACCGGCGCGTCGAGCTTGTTAAACTATAA
- the chrA gene encoding chromate efflux transporter: MKTESAPPIQNHADIAQPGFWEAFRFWLKLGFISFGGPAGQIAIMQTELVEKKKWIGQSRFLHALNFCMLLPGPEAQQLAIYVGWLLHKTPGGIVAGSLFVIPSMFVLWILSYMYAAFGNVPEVAAVFYGLKPVVMAIVAAAVIRIGSKALKNEVMWGIAALAFAAIFFFKVPFPAIILCAGAIGFAGGKLWSQKFDVISGHAPPADCGGNPVLDDESESPEHTRPSLRRAIKICSVCLLLWWTPILLAGWWQGTNSTLFHEGIFFSKAAVVTFGGAYAVLPYVAQHAVEYSGWLQPGQMLDGLGLAETTPGPLIMVLQFVGFMGGWSHPGNLPPLLAATLCALLTTWATFTPCFLWIFLGGPHIEQLRGNKTISAALSAITAAVVGVILNLAVWFALHVIHPQPGMINGFAVALGSVALAGMVKWKWDIIPVVIGGGLIGLAYKTLLHMN; this comes from the coding sequence ATGAAAACAGAATCAGCACCCCCAATACAAAACCACGCCGATATTGCCCAGCCCGGGTTTTGGGAGGCCTTCCGTTTCTGGCTCAAGCTCGGTTTTATCAGTTTTGGCGGACCGGCGGGACAGATCGCCATCATGCAGACCGAATTGGTTGAGAAGAAAAAATGGATCGGCCAGTCCCGCTTTCTGCATGCGCTCAACTTCTGCATGCTGCTGCCCGGCCCGGAGGCGCAACAACTCGCCATTTACGTCGGCTGGCTGTTACACAAAACGCCGGGCGGCATCGTTGCGGGGAGCTTGTTCGTAATTCCGTCCATGTTCGTCCTCTGGATCTTGAGTTATATGTACGCGGCGTTTGGAAACGTGCCTGAGGTCGCAGCCGTTTTCTACGGCCTGAAGCCTGTCGTGATGGCCATCGTTGCCGCCGCCGTCATCCGCATCGGGAGTAAAGCCCTCAAAAACGAAGTGATGTGGGGCATCGCCGCGCTGGCCTTTGCCGCCATCTTCTTTTTCAAAGTTCCATTTCCCGCAATCATCCTTTGCGCGGGCGCGATCGGTTTTGCCGGCGGAAAATTGTGGAGTCAAAAATTCGATGTGATTTCCGGGCACGCGCCGCCTGCAGACTGCGGGGGAAACCCGGTGTTGGACGATGAGAGTGAAAGCCCGGAGCACACCCGGCCTTCGTTGCGCCGCGCCATTAAAATCTGCAGTGTGTGCCTCCTGCTTTGGTGGACGCCCATTCTACTTGCAGGCTGGTGGCAGGGAACTAACAGCACACTCTTTCACGAGGGAATATTTTTCAGCAAGGCGGCGGTGGTGACCTTCGGCGGCGCGTATGCGGTGCTGCCCTATGTCGCGCAACACGCGGTGGAATACTCCGGCTGGCTCCAGCCCGGCCAGATGCTGGACGGCCTCGGTCTTGCGGAAACCACGCCGGGACCGTTGATCATGGTGCTGCAGTTTGTCGGTTTCATGGGAGGATGGAGTCATCCGGGCAATCTGCCTCCGCTGCTTGCGGCCACGCTGTGCGCGCTGCTCACCACATGGGCGACCTTCACGCCGTGCTTCCTGTGGATTTTCCTCGGAGGACCGCACATCGAGCAACTGCGCGGAAATAAAACCATCAGCGCCGCGCTTTCCGCGATCACCGCGGCGGTGGTCGGCGTGATCCTGAACCTCGCCGTCTGGTTTGCCCTGCATGTGATTCATCCCCAACCGGGCATGATTAATGGGTTTGCCGTGGCGCTGGGATCGGTCGCGCTGGCCGGAATGGTGAAATGGAAATGGGACATCATCCCCGTGGTCATCGGTGGTGGACTAATCGGCCTGGCTTACAAGACGCTTCTGCACATGAACTAA